The genomic DNA CGAACTTGATAACTCAATTTCACCTTTgttggtctctctctttttttttttttgtggtacgcgggcctctcactgttatggcctctcccgttgcggagcacaggctccggacgtgcaggctcagcggccatggctcacgggcctagccgctccgtggcatgtgggatcttcctagattGGGgcgcaaacctgtgtcccctgcatcggcaggcggactctcaaccactgcaccaccagggaagcccagcctctcACTTTTTCAGTCTTGAATGAGTGTGATAAAAGTAAGATCCAATGATGTGCTACAGAGAGAAACACTCTGCAAATGGCAAAGTACCATGTCAACAGGAAACCTGCTATATTTCTGCCACACCCTCTGGGGAGTTGTTTGTTTAATGACAACCTTAATAAAGGAGGAGAGATGACATTCTCTGCTGTCTGTGCAAGGCCCAGGCTGGGGCATGGGCCATGCTAAGTTCAAGCCAGGGTGCAGCTGCAAAGCACAACCAAGGTGACTCATTTCCCTGATAGCACTGCTGAGAGAACTTCAGGCTCATTCTTGCCCTCTTCCTCTGGCTCAGGCTCACCTCTTGGGGTGGAAGACATTTGGCACCAGGGAAGGAATATGTCAGGAAGAACTATCTCTGAGCCTGGGCCTTTCCATTTGAATTTAGAAAAAAttgtgtaggaaaaaaaaaaaaaaccaactcaaaAACCCTGTGCTTTGGCTTTAAGTGGACTCTGAGCTCTGGCTTATAGCCAGTGTGAACTTGCGCGAGTTCCTTATGTTCTTCATgcctatttcttcctctttgaaCTTGCTGTAATAATTCCTTCTTCCTGGGGTTGCTTGGGGGGAATTTCAATGAGTTCCTATATATAATGTCTATTTcattcataataagaaaaaatatccaaTTTATTTAATTCTGTAAAAGGCTGACTGAATGAAGAAcgcatgagaaaactgaggcacagaagggctTATTCTATCACTTCTAACAACCCAGTTGTTCCGGGCAGAAGTGAAACTGAAATTGGGCCTCTGGCCTATCAAGGCAGGTGCAAGGGATTCTTTACCTTTCACCATTTGCTTTgcacttttctcttttcaattgCAACCCTTGGGAGTTTAAATTTCCTTTCACCTTCAGGACTCCAGAGTTGATTTTTAAACATACATACACCTATGTCTCAAAGTATATGgagtataatatttatatttaaggaaATAGATTAATAGACTCCCAACTCAAGGAAACAGTTACCACTTTAGTCAGCTTTTTACAAATGGGGACATGCATAGGTTTTGCAATTCCTCTTTTCTATTCTAAGTGGCTTTCCAGAGACCCACTGCCACCTGGGGCAAAGTACACAGCCCCAAGATCGTTCTGAAGACCAATGGTTTAATTCCCTTTATTGTAGTTTCACATATTGCTGCAGTCAGAAGTAAGTGCAAGCACTCTCGGAGGCAAGCCTCTTGCTGGTTAGTAACTACTTCTCCAGCTTAATTTCTTTGTCCACTTGGAGTTTACATGGGGTTAAAATCCACATTCAGGTACTTGCTTTAGTTGGGCATGGGTGAGACTATCACCTCCAAAAATAATAGGGGATCTCAATGAAGAGAAATCTCACCAtgcaagtaaaaaaataaatctgatgaCCACAGCgagccattaaaatttttaaaaggtaatgaagaagggagagaatgggagaggaGTATAACAgctatgaaaaacattttttttttaagtaagtaatAAAGGAATATGTGCAGTGAGTGAACACAGACAGCTATCTTGAGTTGGGGGCAagttaattacattaaaaaaagacagcgtgtccagaatttttttttttttgcagtgaaaTATTTTAGTTCCTTCATATAGAGACATATTACACATGTTAACAACCatgaaaaacaatacaaaatgcCCTCAATTTAACaagtagaaaaatataactaGTATATATGGCAATTGTGAATCTAATACTGTACAGAAGTAATTTATggattttacaaataaattatagCTTAAATgcccttttaaaattctctttcccCCCTAGATGTACACTAGAACTTACAATAGGAAAGGTTCCGAGCCTAGCTTATCGCAAATCAGTGCCAGTCAAATGTTCTGCCGACAAGCTCGAAGAATTTCTTATTTGGCTCGTGAAAATATTCATGCAGTTTATTGAGGAGCTTGGGGTCGACTTGCGGGTGCGCCCGGCCTTTGGACTCGTGTAAGCAGCGGTCCCGGCCGCTGTCCCGCAGGCAGTAAAAGCCCTTGGTTTTGTTAAAGTAGAAGTTCGAGGCATTGATCTGCGGCGAAAGCCTCAGGAACCTCTCGACCTTTTGGATCTCGGGGAAGGGGTCCCTGATGAGGCGGTCGCCGTCCACGATGTGGATGCGGCGCAGCGAGAAGAAGCGAAGCCAGTTCTGCATGTGCACGTGATACAGGCTGCGGTTGAGAGCCTTGTAGTCCACGTTGAGCCGGCCATCACGCACCAGGAACTCCTCGATGGACGGGTAGGGCTTGTGCTTCTGCATGTGGTTGTAGAACACTTGGGTGTAGTCGGACAGCACGCGCTCTGACGGGTCCCGCAGGATGAGCAGCAGCCGGATGGACGGGTTCATGCTGTGGACCCGCTCAGGCACTTTGGGCGACGTGAAGTACGCGGGGGTCTTTTCCACTGTGAGCTGGTGCGGGGAGGAGAAGGGCATCTGGCTGAGGTACCAGCCCAGGCCTTGGCTGTAATGCTCCTCCCAATCGAAGAAGTGCACCTCGTTCTCTGCGGCCGCCACGTCGGGATGCAGGCTGAGCATCTCCAGTAGCGCGCGTGTGCCGCCCTTGCGCACACCGATGATAATGGTCTGCGGCAGCTGCTGGGCGGAGCCGTTGGGGGCCGCGCCTTCCCGGATCTCGTCCTGCAAGGTCGCCGCTTTCCTCACAAGCTCCGGCTGGCCCAGCTCGGCCCCGGGCACAGCGGGGCGGGAAGGCACTAGCTGGAGCTGGACCACCAGCATCACCGCGCCCAGGAGCAGCGCGGCCATGCTGGACACCACGGTGGCTTCACTGGGCGGGGCGCCGCTGGGTCATGAAGCGCTGCCGCGAGGGATGCCTCCAGATCAGTGACACATGGGTGTCGCAGGCTTCCGATTACTAGGAAACAAAGGGGAGAAGTATTAACCCCACATAAATACTGGGCTTAATCAAGCTGATAACTCTGTCGTCTTGGGCACGACATTCACCTCCTGGGGCTTTCTTGGTTCCTTTATCCTATGAAGCAGGGGCGGCGAATGGTTTCTGTACAGGCAAGagagtaaatgttttaggcttttgGGGACATATAGTCTCTATGGCAACTCCAACTATGCTATTTTGCTCTAAAGCACCCATAGATGATACACAGAgaaatgggtgtggttgtgtcccaataaaactttatttatggacactgacatttgaatttcatataattttcatgggtcattaaatattcttcttttaatttttttcaaacatttgtatttttactGCTCTGTTGGCACTAAAACCAGGCCAAGCTTTGGCCTGCAGTCATAGTTTGCCAACATCTGCTATAAAGGAAAAGGTTGGGAAGGACTTTTGGACCTTGGCAAACATCAGAGAATATCTACCAGCTGCCAGCCCCAGGCAGAGGGGCAAGCGATATGGAAGCAGGCATTGTTTCCAACCCACTAGGGGCTCCTGATCTAACAGGGCAGGTGAACCTGTTTGAAAGATTGAATGATTAACTACAATTCTTTACTCTTCCCTGAATCCAATTCTTGCTATAGCCTCCTTGTAGGGGGAGTGTACTTCCtagcaatttgattttttttttttttatttgccacGAGAAGAACATGCCCTGGCCAGCCAGCTGCTGGTGCCAGGAGGAAGACGAGAGACACCTGCAGTAGAGCTGCCCCATCAGCCCCCTGTGTGCAGCCCAGCCAACTCCCTCAGGAGTGAGAATGCATGCTTGTGGTTTTAAGCCAgtgagttttggggtggt from Pseudorca crassidens isolate mPseCra1 chromosome 4, mPseCra1.hap1, whole genome shotgun sequence includes the following:
- the HS3ST1 gene encoding heparan sulfate glucosamine 3-O-sulfotransferase 1; the encoded protein is MAALLLGAVMLVVQLQLVPSRPAVPGAELGQPELVRKAATLQDEIREGAAPNGSAQQLPQTIIIGVRKGGTRALLEMLSLHPDVAAAENEVHFFDWEEHYSQGLGWYLSQMPFSSPHQLTVEKTPAYFTSPKVPERVHSMNPSIRLLLILRDPSERVLSDYTQVFYNHMQKHKPYPSIEEFLVRDGRLNVDYKALNRSLYHVHMQNWLRFFSLRRIHIVDGDRLIRDPFPEIQKVERFLRLSPQINASNFYFNKTKGFYCLRDSGRDRCLHESKGRAHPQVDPKLLNKLHEYFHEPNKKFFELVGRTFDWH